CGGCTCGAGCAGGCGGCGCATGAACAGGATCTCGCGAATGTCCGCCGGCGTCAGCTCGGCGACGAATGTGGCCTTATGCGGAATGCTGCGGACCAGCCCCTCGCTCTCCAGGCGACGCAGCGATTCGCGCAGCGGGATGCGGCTCGTGCCCACGCGATGGGCCAGATCCATCTCCACCAGCCTTTGCCCCGGCGTGAGCTGGCCGCGGTAGATCCATTTCTTGAGCTTGTGATAGACGGCGGTGGAGGTCATGACGCTTCGTCGGTGGGATGAGCCTGGTGGTGGCGGCGCCCTTACCGAGGCACGCAAAGAGCACCGCAGCTTGAAGGCTTGCAAGCAGCTGGCACAGCAGATAGATTGTATACAATTAAGGCGTCTCGTCAATCTGTCGGGATCATCTGGATCGTTCAAACACGCTTTTATATGGCATGACTGGAGAAAGCGATGTCGTCGAAAATTCGACTGGCGGTGGCTGGTGGAAGGCGTGGCGGGAACTTCTCGGTCGCGTTGGAACACCTGGCGGATCGGCTCGCGCTGACGGCGGTGTGCGACCCGCTGCCCGAGGTGCAGGCGCGGTGGCGCGAGAAGCACCCCGACATTCACACGTATGGCGATTTTGAGGCGCTGCTCGCCTCGGGCGACGCCGATGCCCTGCTGCTGGCCACGCCCGCGCCGATGCATGCCCGGCAGGCCGTTGCCGCGATGGAAGCAGGACTCGATGTGCTCAGCGAAGTGCCCGCGTGCATGACGCACGACGAGGCGATTGCGTTGGTCGATGCCGTCCGCCGTACGGGACGGACGTACATGCTGGCGGAGAACTATTGCTATCGTCGCGAACTGATGATGGTCAAGCACATGGTCGATCGCGGGGCGATGGGCGAACTGACCTACGCCGAGGGCATGTATCTGCACGAGCTTGGCGGGCTGAAATTCAACAGCGACGGCTCGTTGACCTGGCGGGGTGAGATGGGGGCGACCATGTCGCCTTCGGTGTACTACCCCACGCATTCGATGGGACCGGTGGCGCAGTGGATGGGGATCAACCGCGATGATGAGCTCGCATCCGTTTATGCACTTGGCTACCCGGGCCTGAGCATTGCCAACTACGCCCGCCGCCGCTTTGGTGACG
The Phycisphaerales bacterium AB-hyl4 DNA segment above includes these coding regions:
- a CDS encoding GntR family transcriptional regulator is translated as MTSTAVYHKLKKWIYRGQLTPGQRLVEMDLAHRVGTSRIPLRESLRRLESEGLVRSIPHKATFVAELTPADIREILFMRRLLEP
- a CDS encoding Gfo/Idh/MocA family protein, yielding MSSKIRLAVAGGRRGGNFSVALEHLADRLALTAVCDPLPEVQARWREKHPDIHTYGDFEALLASGDADALLLATPAPMHARQAVAAMEAGLDVLSEVPACMTHDEAIALVDAVRRTGRTYMLAENYCYRRELMMVKHMVDRGAMGELTYAEGMYLHELGGLKFNSDGSLTWRGEMGATMSPSVYYPTHSMGPVAQWMGINRDDELASVYALGYPGLSIANYARRRFGDDHAAASPAYWRRGDGAGCLIQTKRGRVIYLRVDTCSLRPHHMISHELQGTLGCFRTPADADEDPRIWLDGYSPGASPPRSENPDWRNGDPMHWQSL